CCGACGACGGGCACGTGAAGCTGCTCGACTTCGGCATCGCAAAGCTGCTGCACGCGGATCCGGACGGGCCGACGGTGGCGGCCACGCAGGGCACGGCGGCCCTCACGCCCGCCTACGCGGCGCCCGAACAGCTCACGGGCGGCGCCATCACGACGGCCACCGACGTCTACGCGCTGGGCGTGCTGCTGTACCAGCTGCTCACGGGCCGCCACCCCTCGGTGGATCACGCCACGACCCCCGCGTCGCTCGTCCAGGCGGTACTGCACGAGGAACCGGCCAGGGCCTCCGACACCGTCACGCGCGGGCCGTCGGGGGACGGCCCTACGCCCGAGGCGCTCGCCTGGGCCCGCGGATCGACGCCCGACCGCCTCGCAACACGGCTGGCCGGCGACCTCGACACGATCCTGGCGAAGGCCATGAAGAAGGCGCCGGCCGAACGCTATGCGACGGTGGCGGCCTTCGAGGACGACCTGCGGCGGTGGCTGCGCCACGAGCCGATCGCGGCGCGGCCGGACACGCTCCACTACCGGCTCCGCAAGTTCACGCGCCGCCACCGGGCGTCGGTGGCGTTCGCCGCCGTGGCCGTCGTGGCCCTCCTGGCGGGGCTGGCCGGCACGCTCACGCAGGCCCGCCGCGCCACCGCGCAGGCCGCGCGCGCCGATCAGCAGGCGGCGGAAGCGACGGCACAGCGGGATTTCGCGCGCCGCCAGCTCGCGCGGGCCGAGGCCATCAACGACCTGAACGCGTTCCTCATCGCGGATGCCGCGCCGCTGGGCAAGGCGTTCACGCCGCGCGAGCTGCTGGAACGCGCCGAACGCATCGTCGCGCGCCAGGGCGACGACCTCGAGGAGACCCGCACCGACTCGATGATCGCCATCGCCGAGATGTTCGGCACCGTCGGCGAGACGACGCGCGCGCTCGGGCTCATGCAGCGGGCGTACGACGCGGCGCGGACGTCGCCGGACCCCACGCTCCGGGCGCGGGCCGCGTGCGAGCTCGGACGGGAGGTGGTGAAGACGGGCGACCTGGCGCGCGCCCGGCAGCTGATCGACGAAGGGCTGGCCGCCATTCCGGCCCGCGCGGAGTTCGGCCTGGCCCGGGCGGCCTGCCACCTGGACGGCGCGAGCACGGCGATCTGGGCCGACGACGGAGAGGGCGCCATCGCGCACGCCGACCAGGCGCGTCTGTCCGCCGAGTCGGCCGGCGTCGTGTCGCCGCTCATGGCGTTGAAGCTGGCGATGGAGCGGGCCGAGGCGCTGCGCATGGCCGATCGCATCGCCGAGGCGAACGCGGCGTTCGGCGAGGCCTACCGCCAGCTCGCGGCGCTCGGCCGCGAGGAGACCGAGCGGGCCGGCACCCTCCTGAACAACTGGGGCCTCGTGCTCGGCCGGCTGGGACGTCCGCTCGAGTCCGAACGGATGCTCCGTCGATCGGTCGAGATCAGCCTCACCGG
The genomic region above belongs to Vicinamibacterales bacterium and contains:
- a CDS encoding protein kinase; this translates as MATPSPEHWSLISKLLDEVLDLAPDARPAWLQALAARNPDAAAAVQPWLGEFAAMESRGFLEDRAIPAPAAAALVGLEVGAYRLVELIGQGGMGAVWLAERRDGQFAQKVAVKLLHAALTGTAGAERFAREAAILARLTHPNISRLLDAGLSTVGAPYLVLEFVQGASIDGYCDARRLGLPERLYLFLDVLATIGHAHANLVVHRDIKPGNVLVTDDGHVKLLDFGIAKLLHADPDGPTVAATQGTAALTPAYAAPEQLTGGAITTATDVYALGVLLYQLLTGRHPSVDHATTPASLVQAVLHEEPARASDTVTRGPSGDGPTPEALAWARGSTPDRLATRLAGDLDTILAKAMKKAPAERYATVAAFEDDLRRWLRHEPIAARPDTLHYRLRKFTRRHRASVAFAAVAVVALLAGLAGTLTQARRATAQAARADQQAAEATAQRDFARRQLARAEAINDLNAFLIADAAPLGKAFTPRELLERAERIVARQGDDLEETRTDSMIAIAEMFGTVGETTRALGLMQRAYDAARTSPDPTLRARAACELGREVVKTGDLARARQLIDEGLAAIPARAEFGLARAACHLDGASTAIWADDGEGAIAHADQARLSAESAGVVSPLMALKLAMERAEALRMADRIAEANAAFGEAYRQLAALGREETERAGTLLNNWGLVLGRLGRPLESERMLRRSVEISLTGGSDARVDAISWANLARALTDLGRYDEALPLVERAMRLARQRGDAVVADQAQLQAARTNVLAGRLDRGEALLVDVEARFRRMFPPTHAAFATVAIDRVRIALARQRLEEASRLAEAAVAFMESDPRLAGSIPSALRMRALVRLRRGDVPGALADAERALSLVQAATTGRQASTTVALAYLTLGEALAAAGRSEEARAALDESLRATTDAAGADHPNAKRAREVLAGL